The Bacteroidota bacterium genome window below encodes:
- the uvrA gene encoding excinuclease ABC subunit UvrA, protein MSESHLDKIVIKGARVHNLKNIDLEIPRDSLVVFTGLSGSGKSSLAFDTIYAEGQRRFMETLSAYARQFIGGIERPDVDKIEGLSPAISIEQKTISQNPRSTVGTVTEIYDFLRLLYARCGTQYSPDTGKAVVRQTLDQIIERVFELKDGTKISILAPVVKGRKGHYRELFEEISKEGFTKVRIDGEIKDIVPKMQIERFKIHDIEIVIDRVVVNEKSKTRIYESLETGLRHGEGVVIVNDGKNDRFFNEKLSDPETGRSFSEPAPNSFSFNSPYGWCVDCYGLGEKKELDVEKIFPDDELTVNAGGIAPLGKPKPTWIFSIVKGLFELNGADFDTPVSKLSKDLKASLLAGTKDKIKYLHTDSNGKTNSYSHKFNGLINYIQHFANDSTSEHIRNWAESFMTTSKCKTCGGGRLKEDSLWVKIDNKNIHDITTMSIADSRAYFDVVKLDERKMIVATQILKEIKSRLDFLLNVGLEYLTLDRSAKTLSGGEAQRIRLATQIGSQLTGVLYILDEPSIGLHQRDNIKLIDSLKKLRDIGNSVIVVEHDKEMIEASDFVVDLGPRAGEHGGEITAFGSPFSLNGNSITGQYLSGKMKIEVPKERRKGTGNFITLKGATGNNLKNVTLKIPLGKFICVTGVSGSGKSSLINETLYRLLSKKFYKTPEPSLPYKSIDGMTIPGEKWPVKVVDKIIEIDQTPIGRTPRSNPATYTGLFTFVRDIFASLPDSKIRGYKVGRFSFNVKAENGGGRCEACEGDGLKKIEMNFLPDVYVTCDVCNGRRYSKETLEVKYKGKSIADVLEMTVEDAVAFFEQVPTLKRKLKTLFDVGLGYIRLGQQATTLSGGEAQRVKLATELSKVQTGRTVYILDEPTTGLHFEDIRMLLDVLNKLTDKGNTVIVIEHNLDVIKSADWIIDLGPEGGNGGGQIIAEGTPEDIVKKFLNVGYTAKYLKEEMK, encoded by the coding sequence ATGTCAGAGTCTCATTTAGATAAAATAGTTATAAAGGGCGCGCGCGTCCACAATTTAAAAAATATAGATTTAGAAATTCCCCGCGATAGTCTCGTTGTATTCACGGGACTTTCAGGCTCGGGAAAATCTTCTCTTGCCTTCGATACAATTTACGCTGAAGGCCAGCGCAGATTTATGGAAACACTTTCTGCTTATGCGCGTCAGTTCATCGGCGGAATCGAACGTCCCGATGTTGATAAAATCGAAGGACTTTCCCCTGCAATCTCCATCGAGCAAAAAACTATCTCGCAGAATCCGCGCTCAACCGTAGGTACTGTTACTGAGATATATGATTTCCTTCGTCTTCTTTATGCAAGATGCGGAACGCAATACTCTCCTGATACAGGTAAAGCAGTAGTCCGCCAGACATTAGACCAGATAATTGAAAGAGTTTTTGAATTAAAAGACGGAACAAAAATTTCCATTCTTGCTCCCGTTGTTAAAGGAAGAAAAGGACATTACCGCGAACTCTTCGAGGAGATTTCAAAAGAAGGATTTACCAAAGTTAGAATAGATGGCGAGATAAAAGACATCGTTCCGAAGATGCAGATAGAAAGATTTAAAATTCACGATATTGAAATTGTAATTGATAGAGTTGTTGTTAACGAAAAATCCAAAACAAGAATTTACGAATCACTTGAAACAGGTCTTCGTCACGGTGAAGGAGTTGTAATTGTAAACGACGGAAAGAACGACAGATTTTTTAACGAGAAGTTATCTGATCCTGAAACGGGCAGAAGCTTTTCTGAGCCTGCGCCTAATTCATTTTCGTTTAACTCGCCTTACGGATGGTGCGTAGATTGCTACGGACTCGGTGAGAAAAAGGAGCTAGATGTAGAGAAAATATTCCCTGATGATGAGTTGACAGTGAATGCAGGCGGTATTGCTCCACTTGGAAAGCCAAAGCCGACATGGATTTTTTCTATTGTTAAAGGTTTGTTTGAATTAAACGGCGCTGACTTCGATACTCCGGTTAGCAAGCTTTCTAAAGATTTGAAAGCAAGTCTTCTTGCAGGCACGAAAGATAAAATAAAATATCTTCATACCGATTCGAACGGAAAGACAAATTCATACTCGCATAAATTCAACGGACTTATAAATTATATTCAGCACTTTGCAAACGATTCTACATCGGAGCATATCCGCAACTGGGCTGAAAGCTTTATGACGACCTCCAAATGTAAAACATGCGGCGGTGGAAGACTGAAGGAAGATTCTTTATGGGTAAAAATAGATAATAAAAATATTCACGATATTACAACAATGTCGATTGCAGATTCACGCGCATACTTTGATGTTGTGAAGCTTGATGAAAGAAAGATGATCGTTGCAACGCAGATATTAAAAGAAATAAAATCACGTCTGGATTTTTTACTGAATGTAGGACTTGAATATTTAACATTGGATAGAAGCGCAAAAACTTTATCGGGCGGCGAGGCGCAGAGAATTCGTCTTGCAACGCAAATAGGTTCGCAGCTTACAGGTGTATTATACATTCTTGATGAACCTTCAATCGGATTACATCAGAGAGATAATATTAAGTTGATTGATTCGTTAAAAAAATTAAGAGATATAGGTAACTCAGTTATAGTTGTTGAGCACGATAAGGAAATGATTGAGGCATCTGATTTTGTTGTTGACTTAGGTCCGAGAGCAGGTGAGCATGGCGGAGAGATAACTGCATTTGGAAGTCCGTTCAGTCTGAATGGAAATTCTATTACGGGTCAGTATTTATCCGGCAAGATGAAAATTGAAGTCCCGAAAGAAAGAAGAAAAGGAACGGGAAATTTTATAACGCTTAAAGGCGCAACGGGAAATAATTTAAAGAACGTTACGCTTAAAATTCCTTTAGGAAAATTTATCTGTGTGACGGGCGTAAGCGGTTCGGGAAAATCTTCACTGATAAACGAAACGCTGTACAGACTGCTCTCAAAGAAATTTTATAAAACACCTGAGCCGTCATTGCCTTATAAATCAATTGACGGGATGACAATACCGGGAGAAAAGTGGCCGGTGAAAGTTGTAGATAAGATAATTGAAATTGACCAGACGCCGATAGGAAGAACTCCGAGAAGCAATCCCGCAACATATACGGGACTGTTTACATTCGTGAGAGATATATTTGCATCGCTGCCTGATTCAAAAATAAGAGGATATAAGGTCGGAAGATTTTCGTTCAATGTAAAAGCAGAGAATGGCGGCGGAAGATGCGAAGCATGCGAAGGCGACGGATTGAAAAAAATTGAAATGAATTTTCTGCCAGATGTATATGTAACGTGCGATGTCTGCAACGGAAGAAGGTACAGCAAGGAAACTCTTGAAGTAAAATATAAAGGTAAGTCGATTGCCGATGTGCTTGAAATGACAGTGGAAGATGCAGTCGCATTTTTTGAACAGGTCCCTACTTTAAAAAGAAAACTGAAGACATTGTTTGATGTTGGTCTTGGATATATAAGGCTTGGCCAGCAGGCAACAACGCTTTCAGGCGGAGAAGCGCAGAGAGTAAAGCTTGCAACTGAGCTTTCTAAAGTCCAGACAGGAAGAACGGTTTATATTCTTGATGAGCCTACTACAGGGCTTCACTTTGAAGATATTAGAATGCTTCTTGATGTATTGAACAAGCTTACCGATAAAGGAAACACTGTAATTGTGATTGAACATAATCTTGATGTGATAAAATCTGCTGACTGGATAATTGATCTGGGACCCGAAGGCGGCAACGGCGGAGGACAGATAATTGCAGAAGGCACTCCGGAAGATATTGTAAAGAAATTTTTGAATGTCGGTTATACGGCGAAGTATCTGAAAGAGGAGATGAAGTAA